The following are encoded in a window of Cervus canadensis isolate Bull #8, Minnesota chromosome 11, ASM1932006v1, whole genome shotgun sequence genomic DNA:
- the LOC122449982 gene encoding olfactory receptor 1020-like, with the protein MSNHSTVTEFILLGFSDHPELQSLLFMIFLFIYTITVFGNLGMILLIKIDSHLHTPMYFFLSNLSLVDFCYSSVIAPKMLVNFWAENPVISFNECATQFFFFGSFAGIEGFLLTVMAYDRYVAICKPLLYTVTMSPQLNALLVLATYLAGFINAAVHTGLTFQLSFCHSSVINHFFCDTPPLLKLACSDTRVNEAVIFAFASFNELSCLLTILISYLYILAAILRLGSAEGRHRAFSTCAAHLMAVTIFFGTILFMYLRPSGSYSMGQDKAVSVFYTAVIPMLNPLIYSLRNKDVKTSFGKIFKTSSFCFCT; encoded by the coding sequence ATGAGCAACCATTCGACAGTGACTGAATTTATTCTCCTGGGGTTCAGCGATCATCCAGAGCTACAGAGTCTTCTTTTTATGATATTTCTATTCATCTATACGATCACTGTGTTTGGAAATCTTGGCATGATCCTGTTAATCAAGATTGACTCCCATCTCCACACTCCAATGTATTTTTTCCTCAGTAACCTGTCCCTTGTTGACTTCTGCTACTCTTCTGTCATTGCCCCTAAAATGCTCGTAAATTTCTGGGCAGAGAACCCAGTCATTTCATTCAATGAATGTGCCACTCAGTTCTTCTTTTTTGGTTCCTTCGCTGGCATTGAGGGATTCCTGCTGaccgtgatggcctatgaccgttACGTAGCCATCTGCAAACCTCTCCTTTACACGGTCACTATGTCCCCCCAACTGAACGCCCTGCTGGTGTTGGCCACATACCTCGCCGGCTTCATAAATGCTGCCGTTCACACGGGCCTCACCTTCCAGCTGTCCTTCTGCCACTCCAGTGTCATCAACCACTTTTTCTGTGACACTCCACCCCTCCTGAAACTCGCGTGTTCTGACACTCGTGTCAATGAAGctgtcatttttgcttttgccAGTTTTAACGAACTGAGCTGCCTCCTGACTATTCTCATTTCCTATCTCTACATCCTCGCTGCCATCTTGAGGCTCGGCTCTGCTGAGGGGAGGCACAGAGCCTTCTCCACCTGCGCGGCCCACCTGATGGCGGTCACCATCTTCTTTGGCACAATCCTGTTCATGTACCTGCGGCCCAGCGGCAGCTACTCAATGGGCCAAGACAAAGCGGTGTCCGTGTTTTACACGGCGGTCATCCCCATGTTAAACCCGCTCATCTATAGTCTGAGAAACAAGGACGTCAAAACCTCCTttggcaaaatttttaaaacatcctcTTTTTGCTTCTGTACTTAG
- the LOC122450494 gene encoding olfactory receptor 5AP2: protein MARYMKEVQTRNQTEVTEFILLGLSDNSELQVVLFGLFLLIYMATMVGNLGMIVLIKMDPCLHTPMYFFLSSLSFVDASYSSSVTPKMLVNLVAERKAISFNGCAARFYFFGSFLGTECFLLAMIAYDRYAAIWNPLLYPVLMSGRICFLLVATSFLAGFGNAAIHTGMTFKLPFCGSNKINHFYCDTPPLLKLSCSDTRINGIVIMAFSSVNVIGCVMIILISYLCILVAILRMPSLEGRHKAFSTCASHLTAITIFFGTILFMYLRPTSSYSMEQDKIASVFYAVVIPMLNPFIYSLKNKDVKGALKKILQKQIL, encoded by the coding sequence ATGGCCAGATATATGAAAGAGGtgcaaaccaggaatcaaacagaaGTGACAGAATTTATCCTCTTAGGACTCTCAGACAATTCAGAGCTACAGGTCGTCCTCTTTGGATTGTTTCTGTTGATCTATATGGCAACCATGGTGGGTAATTTGGGGATGATTGTGTTAATTAAGATGGATCCTTgtctccacacccccatgtacttttttCTCAGCAGTCTCTCCTTTGTCGATGCCTCTTACTCTTCTTCTGTCACTCCTAAGATGCTGGTGAACCTCGTGGCTGAGAGGAAGGCCATTTCTTTTAATGGATGCGCTGCCCGGTTCTATTTCTTTGGCTCCTTCCTGGGGACTGAGTGCTTCTTATTAGCTATGATAGCATATGACCGCTACGCAGCCATTTGGAACCCTTTGCTGTATCCTGTTCTCATGTCTGGGAGAATTTGCTTCTTGCTAGTGGCTACCTCATTCCTAGCAGGTTTTGGAAATGCAGCCATACACACAGGAATGACTTTCAAATTGCCCTTTTGTGGCTCCAATAAGATCAATCATTTCTACTGTGATACACCACCCCTGCTCAAACTCTCTTGTTCTGATACCCGCATCAATGGCATTGTGATCATGGCTTTCTCCAGTGTTAATGTCATTGGCTGTGTTATGATCATCCTCATTTCCTACCTATGCATCCTTGTTGCCATCTTGAGGATGCCCTCATTAGAGGGCAGACacaaagccttctccacctgtgccTCTCACCTCACGGCCATCACCATATTCTTTGGGACGATTCTCTTCATGTACTTGCGTCCTACGTCTAGCTACTCAATGGAGCAGGACAAGATTGCCTCTGTCTTTTATGCGGTAGTGATCCCTATGCTAAATCCCTTCATCTACAGTTTGAAAAATAAGGATGTGAAAGGGGCCTTAAAGAAGATCTTACAGAAACAGATACTGTGA